The Saccopteryx leptura isolate mSacLep1 chromosome 2, mSacLep1_pri_phased_curated, whole genome shotgun sequence genome has a window encoding:
- the PA2G4 gene encoding proliferation-associated protein 2G4, with amino-acid sequence MSGEDEQQEQTIAEDLVVTKYKMGGDIANRVLRSLVEASCSGVSVLSLCEKGDAMIMEETGKIFKKEKEMKKGIAFPTSISVNNCVCHFSPLKSDQDYILKEGDLVKIDLGVHVDGFIANVAHTFVIDVAQGTQVTGRKADVIKAAHLCAEAALRLVKPGNLNTQVTEAWNKVAHSFNCTPIEGMLSHQLKQHVIDGEKTIIQNPTDQQKKDHEKAEFEVHEVYAVDVLVSSGEGKAKDAGQRTTIYKRDPSKQYGLKMKTSRAFFSEVERRFDAMPFTLRAFEDEKKARMGVVECAKHELLQPFNVLYEKEGEFVAQFKFTVLLMPNGPMRITSGPFEPDLYKSELEVQDAELKALLQSSASRKTQKKKKKKASKTAENATSGETLEENEAGD; translated from the exons ATGTCGGGCGAGGACGAGCAACAGGAGCAAACTATCGCCGAGGACTTGGTCGTGACCAAGTATAAGATGGGGGGCGACATCGCCAACC GGGTACTTCGATCTTTGGTGGAAGCATCCTGCTCAGGTGTGTCGGTTCTAAGCCTGTGTGAGAAAGGTGATGCCATGATTAtggaagagacagggaaaattttcaagaaagaaaaagaaatgaagaaag GTATTGCCTTCCCCACCAGCATTTCAGTAAATAACTGTGTATGTCACTTCTCCCCTTTGAAGAGCGACCAGGACTATATTCTCAAGGAAGGTGACTTGGTAAAAAT TGACCTAGGGGTCCATGTGGATGGCTTCATTGCTAATGTGGCTCACACTTTTGTGATTGATGTAGCTCAG GGGACCCAAGTaacaggaagaaaagcagatgtcaTTAAGGCAGCTCACCTTTGTGCTGAAGCTGCCCTACGCCTGGTCAAACCTGGAAACCTG AACACCCAAGTGACAGAAGCCTGGAACAAAGTTGCTCACTCATTTAATTGTACGCCAATAGAAG GTATGCTGTCACACCAGTTGAAGCAGCATGTCATCGATGGAGAGAAAACCATTATTCAGAACCCTACAGACCAGCAGAA gaAGGACCACGAAAAAGCTGAATTTGAGGTACATGAAGTATATGCTGTGGATGTTCTCGTCAGCTCAGGAGAGGGCAAG GCCAAGGATGCAGGACAGAGAACCACCATTTATAAACGAGATCCTTCTAAGCAGTATGGCCTGAAAATGAAAACTTCACGTGCCTTCTTCAGTGAGGTTGAAAGGCGTTTTGATGCCATGCCGTTTACTTTAAG AGCGTTTGAAGATGAGAAGAAGGCCCGGATGGGTGTGGTGGAGTGCGCCAAACATGAACTGCTGCAACCATTTAATGTTCTCTATGAGAAGGAGG GCGAATTTGTTGCCCAGTTTAAATTTACAGTTCTGCTCATGCCTAATGGCCCCATGCGGATCACCAGTGGCCCCTTTGAGCCGGACCTTTACAAGTCTGAGCTGGAGGTACAGGATGCAGAGTTAAAG GCCCTCCTCCAGAGTTCTGCAAGTCGGAagacccagaaaaagaaaaaaaagaag GCCTCCAAGACTGCAGAGAATGCCACCAGTGGGGAAACCTTAGaagagaatgaagctggggactgA
- the ZC3H10 gene encoding zinc finger CCCH domain-containing protein 10: MPDRDGYANGTGSSGGGPGSSGSEEASGTGAGSGGASSDAICRDFLRNVCKRGKRCRYRHPDMSEVSNLGVSKNEFIFCHDFQNKECSRPNCRFIHGSKEDEDGYKKTGELPPRLRQKVAAGLGLSPADLPNGKEEVPICRDFLKGDCQRGAKCKFRHLQREFEFDTRGGGGTGGGSTGPVPPGRRHDLYDIYDLPDRGFEDHEPGPKRRRGGCCPPDGLHFESYDYSLVPPRGVECRLLEEENAMLRKRVEELKKQVSNLLATNEVLLEQNAQFRNQAKVMTLSSTAPATEQTLAPTVGTVATFNHGIAQTHTTLSSQALQPRPVSQQELVAPAGAPAAPPTNAAPPAAPPPHLNPEITPLSAALAQTIAQGMAPPPVSMAPVAVSVAPVAPVAVSMAQPLAGITMSHTTTPMVTYPIASQSMRITAIPH; this comes from the coding sequence ATGCCTGACCGGGACGGCTATGCCAACGGCACTGGGAGCAGCGGTGGAGGCCCTGGAAGCAGTGGCAGCGAGGAGGCCAGTGGGACAGGGGCAGGCAGTGGCGGGGCCAGCTCAGATGCCATCTGTAGAGACTTCCTGAGGAATGTGTGCAAGCGAGGCAAGCGTTGCCGATACCGCCATCCAGACATGAGTGAGGTGTCCAACTTGGGGGTGAGCAAAAATGAGTTCATCTTCTGCCATGACTTCCAGAACAAGGAGTGTAGTCGCCCAAACTGCCGATTCATCCATGGCTCTAAAGAGGATGAGGATGGCTATAAGAAGACAGGAGAGCTTCCCCCTCGCCTGAGGCAGAAAGTCGCAGCAGGCCTGGGCCTTTCTCCCGCTGACCTACCAAATGGCAAGGAGGAGGTCCCCATCTGCCGAGACTTTCTCAAAGGTGACTGCCAGAGAGGAGCCAAGTGCAAATTCCGTCACCTACAACGAGAGTTTGAATTTGATACTCGGGGTGGTGGAGGCACGGGTGGGGGCTCAACAGGCCCAGTCCCTCCAGGACGACGTCATGATCTCTATGATATCTATGACCTTCCTGACAGGGGCTTTGAGGATCATGAGCCAGGCCCCAAGCGCCGGCGAGGTGGATGCTGTCCCCCAGATGGCCTCCATTTTGAATCGTATGACTATAGCCTGGTTCCACCCCGAGGGGTAGAGTGCAGACTACTAGAGGAGGAGAATGCCATGCTCAGGAAGCGGGTAGAGGAGCTAAAGAAGCAGGTCAGCAACCTTTTGGCTACCAATGAGGTACTCCTGGAACAAAATGCCCAATTCCGCAATCAGGCCAAGGTCATGACTCTGAGCTCCACTGCACCAGCAACTGAGCAGACGCTGGCCCCCACTGTAGGTACTGTTGCCACTTTTAACCATGGCATTGCCCAGACTCACACTACTCTCAGTAGCCAGGCTTTACAGCCTCGGCCTGTGTCTCAGCAAGAACTGGTGGCCCCTGCAGGAGCTCCAGCTGCTCCCCCAACTAATGCTGCACCTCCTGCTGCTCCACCCCCACACTTAAATCCAGAGATTACACCACTGTCAGCTGCTCTGGCTCAAACAATTGCCCAGGGAATGGCACCCCCACCTGTCTCCATGGCTCCTGTGGCTGTATCTGTGGCTCCTGTGGCCCCTGTGGCTGTATCAATGGCTCAGCCCTTGGCAGGAATCACAATGAGCCATACCACCACTCCTATGGTGACTTACCCCATTGCTTCCCAGAGCATGCGTATCACTGCTATACCACACTGA